In Oncorhynchus kisutch isolate 150728-3 linkage group LG5, Okis_V2, whole genome shotgun sequence, a genomic segment contains:
- the LOC109883142 gene encoding cip1-interacting zinc finger protein encodes MVSIVNANAKLLFRPSTSTTNNTSTSTSQFMKKRTEQGEDSGTDHHDNVQLQVSLFARMASQSEPQVSLSARMASQSEPQVSLSARMASQSEPQVSLSARMASQSEPQVSLSARMASQSDPQVSLFARMASQSEPQVSLSARMASQSEPQVSLSARMASQSDPQVSLSARMASQSDPQVSLSARMASQSEPQVSLSARMASQSEPQVSLSARMASQSEPQVSLSARMASQSEPQVSDVPSPGKSFNSQVDSPKRQPTLSEHCRLYFGALQKAICVFITSLDSQTPEKFISHSKLIIMVGQRLVDTLYREAQKGEAQRREPGSVSGLGPSQSQNQVLLCKCNHMCALLKQLAVATKKAALHYPERQALQEAQDFAKELAQRAQHFRISLDL; translated from the exons ATGGTATCCATCGTCAATGCCAACGCCAAGCTGCTGTTCCGGCCCAGTACCAGTACCACCAATAATACCAGTACCTCTACCAGTCAGTTTATGaagaagagaacagagcagggaGAAGACTCAGGAACAGATCATCATGACAATGTCCAGCTACAG GTCTCCCTGTTTGCTAGGATGGCCTCTCAGTCTGAACCCCAGGTCTCCCTGTCTGCTAGGATGGCCTCTCAGTCTGAGCCCCAGGTCTCCCTGTCTGCTAGGATGGCCTCTCAGTCTGAGCCCCaggtctctctgtctgctaggaTGGCCTCTCAGTCTGAGCCCCAGGTCTCCCTGTCTGCTAGGATGGCCTCTCAGTCTGATCCCCAGGTCTCCCTGTTTGCTAGGATGGCCTCTCAGTCTGAACCCCAGGTCTCCCTGTCTGCTAGGATGGCCTCTCAGTCTGAGCCCCaggtctctctgtctgctaggaTGGCCTCTCAGTCTGATCCCCAGGTCTCCCTGTCTGCTAGGATGGCCTCTCAGTCTGATCCCCAGGTCTCCCTGTCTGCTAGGATGGCCTCTCAGTCTGAGCCCCAGGTCTCCCTGTCTGCTAGGATGGCCTCTCAGTCTGAGCCCCAGGTCTCCCTGTCTGCTAGGATGGCCTCTCAGTCTGAGCCCCAGGTCTCCCTGTCTGCTAGGATGGCCTCTCAGTCTGAGCCCCAGGTCTCTGATGTCCCTAGCCCTGGGAAGTCCTTtaactcccaggtagacagccctAAGAGACAGCCCACCCTGTCAGAACATTGCCGGCTATACTTCGGGGCGCTGCAGAAGGCAATTTGTGTGTTCATAACCAGCCTGGACAGCCAGACCCCGGAGAAGTTCATCTCCCACAGCAAGCTGATCATCATGGTAGGCCAGCGACTGGTGGACACGCTGTACCGAGAGGCCCAGAAAGGAGAGGCCCAGAGAAGGGAGCCCGGGTCAGTGTCAGGGttggggcccagccagagccagaacCAGGTTCTGCTGTGTAAGTGCAACCACATGTGTGCCCTGTTAAAACAGCTGGCTGTAGCCACCAAGAAGGCAGCTCTGCATTACCCTGAGAGACAGGCTCTGCAGGAGGCCCAGGACTTCGCCAAGGAGCTGGCTCAGAGAGCACAGCACTTCAGGATCTCCCTGGAcctctga